The proteins below are encoded in one region of Mycobacterium pseudokansasii:
- the ctpC gene encoding manganese-exporting P-type ATPase CtpC, which yields MAVVDDTTVRILSDAAGRMRVHVPWVRSDSRRAVAVEETVDMQTGVRAVHAYPHTGSVVVWYSPKRCDRLAIVAAISAAKHVAAELIPARTPRSADVRNTEVLRLAIGGAALVLLGVRRYGFRRPPLLGPKAQLVATGATVFMGYPFFRGALRSGRVGTDTLVTVATVASMVLRENVVALTVLWLLNIGEYLQDLTLRRTRRAIADLLRGTADTAWIRANDGSEVQVPIDTLQIGDEIVVHDHVAIPVDGEVLDGEAVVDQSAITGETLPVSMVVGSRVHAGSVVVRGRLVVRAAAVGNETTIGRIISRVEEAQHDRAPIQTVGENFSRRFVPISFIVSAATLAFTGDIRRAMTMLLIACPCAVGLSTPTAISAAIGNGARRGILIKGGSHLEQAGRVNAIVFDKTGTLTIGRPVVTNVVAFQKDWQPEEVLAYAASSEIHSRHPLAEAVIRSTNERHIAIPPHEQCEVLVGLGMRTWADGRVLLLGSPSLLRAEKVRVSKKAAEWVSKLRRQAETPLLLAVDGTLVGLISLRDDIRPEAADVLNKLRSNGIQRIVMLTGDHPETAEVVAGELGIDEWRAEVLPEDKLQAVRQLQDEGYVVAMIGDGINDAPALATADIGIAMGLAGTDVAVETADVALANDNLHRLLDVPDLGARAVAVIRQNYGMSIAVNSVGLLMGAGGVLSPVLAAILHNASSVAVVTNSSRLIRYRLTNGQSATANGHSTTAPAPISRTVRRPNESIKSVG from the coding sequence ATGGCTGTTGTCGATGACACCACCGTAAGAATTCTTTCCGACGCGGCGGGGCGGATGCGCGTGCATGTGCCGTGGGTTCGTTCGGATTCCCGCCGTGCGGTGGCGGTCGAAGAAACGGTGGATATGCAGACCGGGGTGCGCGCGGTGCATGCCTATCCCCACACCGGATCGGTCGTGGTGTGGTATTCCCCCAAGCGTTGTGATCGCTTGGCGATCGTGGCGGCCATCTCGGCGGCTAAACACGTCGCGGCTGAGTTGATTCCGGCACGTACGCCGCGCTCGGCCGATGTGCGCAACACCGAGGTGCTGCGGCTCGCGATCGGCGGGGCCGCACTGGTGTTGCTGGGTGTGCGCCGCTACGGTTTCCGACGCCCGCCCCTTCTGGGCCCCAAAGCTCAGCTGGTGGCCACCGGTGCGACGGTGTTCATGGGCTATCCGTTCTTCCGCGGGGCGCTGCGTTCTGGTCGCGTGGGCACCGACACGCTGGTGACGGTGGCCACGGTGGCCAGCATGGTGTTGCGGGAGAACGTGGTCGCGCTCACCGTGTTATGGCTGCTCAACATCGGCGAGTACCTGCAGGACCTGACGCTGCGGCGGACGCGCCGGGCCATCGCCGACCTGCTACGCGGCACCGCGGACACCGCCTGGATCAGGGCTAATGATGGCAGCGAAGTCCAGGTGCCCATCGACACCCTGCAAATCGGTGACGAGATTGTGGTCCACGATCACGTGGCGATCCCGGTGGACGGCGAGGTGCTCGACGGGGAAGCGGTGGTCGACCAGTCCGCGATCACCGGGGAGACGCTGCCCGTGAGCATGGTCGTCGGCTCCCGCGTGCACGCCGGATCGGTGGTGGTACGCGGACGCCTAGTGGTGCGCGCCGCCGCTGTCGGCAACGAAACCACGATCGGGCGCATCATTTCCCGCGTCGAAGAGGCCCAGCACGATCGGGCACCGATTCAAACGGTCGGTGAGAACTTCTCCCGCCGGTTTGTTCCGATCTCGTTCATCGTGTCCGCGGCCACGTTGGCTTTCACCGGGGACATTCGGCGCGCGATGACCATGCTGTTGATCGCGTGCCCGTGCGCGGTGGGGTTGTCGACCCCGACCGCGATCAGCGCCGCGATCGGCAACGGCGCGCGCCGCGGCATCCTGATCAAGGGCGGATCTCACCTCGAACAAGCCGGCCGGGTGAACGCCATCGTGTTCGACAAGACCGGAACGCTCACCATTGGGCGCCCTGTCGTGACGAATGTTGTTGCCTTCCAGAAGGACTGGCAACCTGAAGAGGTCCTGGCCTACGCGGCCAGCTCAGAGATCCACTCTCGCCATCCGCTGGCCGAAGCGGTGATCCGCTCAACTAACGAACGCCACATCGCTATCCCGCCCCATGAGCAGTGCGAAGTGTTGGTCGGCCTGGGCATGCGCACCTGGGCTGATGGCCGGGTTCTGCTGCTGGGCAGCCCCTCGCTGCTACGCGCCGAAAAAGTCCGGGTCTCCAAGAAGGCAGCCGAGTGGGTGAGCAAACTGCGCCGTCAAGCCGAGACCCCGCTGCTGCTGGCCGTGGATGGCACGCTGGTCGGGCTGATCAGCCTGCGCGACGATATTCGTCCCGAGGCGGCCGACGTGCTGAACAAGTTGCGCAGCAACGGCATCCAGCGCATCGTGATGCTCACCGGTGATCATCCCGAGACCGCTGAGGTCGTCGCCGGCGAACTCGGTATCGACGAATGGCGCGCCGAGGTGCTACCCGAAGACAAGCTTCAGGCGGTGCGCCAACTCCAAGACGAAGGCTACGTCGTCGCCATGATCGGTGACGGCATCAATGACGCTCCGGCGCTGGCAACCGCCGACATCGGGATCGCCATGGGCCTGGCCGGCACCGACGTCGCAGTGGAAACCGCCGATGTCGCACTGGCCAACGACAACCTGCACCGCCTGCTTGACGTACCCGATCTGGGTGCGCGGGCCGTCGCGGTGATCCGGCAGAACTACGGCATGTCTATCGCCGTCAACTCTGTTGGCCTGTTGATGGGTGCTGGAGGTGTGCTCTCGCCGGTGCTGGCCGCGATCCTGCACAACGCGTCCTCGGTCGCGGTGGTCACCAACAGCTCTCGACTGATCCGCTACCGCCTGACCAACGGTCAATCTGCGACCGCCAACGGGCACTCGACGACAGCGCCGGCACCAATCTCTCGCACGGTGAGGAGGCCAAATGAGTCCATCAAAAGTGTCGGCTGA
- a CDS encoding DUF1490 family protein: MFPHALAAKAAATVVTGLVGVSAYELLRKAAGAAPVRRATVAAAELGLRGTRRAEVAAESARLKVADVVAEARERIGEEASPPAAAADDDHDH, encoded by the coding sequence ATGTTTCCGCACGCGCTAGCGGCAAAGGCAGCCGCCACGGTGGTCACGGGATTGGTGGGCGTGAGCGCCTATGAGTTGTTGCGGAAGGCGGCCGGCGCGGCGCCGGTGCGTCGGGCGACGGTCGCGGCCGCGGAATTGGGTCTGCGAGGAACGCGGCGCGCTGAAGTGGCAGCGGAATCGGCGCGGCTGAAGGTGGCCGATGTGGTCGCCGAGGCGCGTGAACGCATCGGTGAAGAGGCTTCCCCGCCGGCTGCCGCCGCAGACGACGACCACGACCACTGA
- a CDS encoding YoaK family protein: MFGREARLSWVLAGLAGLIGAAAFTHSAGYFVTFMTGNSERAVLGLFRNEQWLSIAAALLLASFVGGVVTASLCRRHWWLAHPHGPTVLTALCLFVAAGVDIAVDGWSTNQVSFVPVLFAAFGIGALNTSFVKNGEVSIPLSYVTGTLVKMGQGIERHLSGASAREWLGYFLLWFSFIAGAATGGGISLVVSGSQMLAVAALVCTLTSGYTFFHVDRRALRN; encoded by the coding sequence ATCTTCGGCCGTGAAGCGCGGTTGTCTTGGGTGCTGGCGGGGTTGGCGGGATTAATCGGGGCGGCGGCGTTTACCCACTCCGCGGGCTACTTTGTCACCTTCATGACGGGTAATAGCGAGCGCGCCGTATTGGGACTCTTTCGCAATGAGCAGTGGCTGTCGATCGCGGCGGCGTTGTTGTTGGCGTCTTTTGTCGGTGGTGTCGTGACCGCATCGCTGTGTCGCCGGCACTGGTGGCTGGCGCACCCGCATGGCCCGACCGTGCTGACCGCCCTGTGCCTCTTCGTGGCCGCCGGCGTCGATATCGCCGTGGACGGATGGTCCACCAATCAAGTCTCCTTTGTCCCGGTGCTGTTCGCCGCGTTTGGGATCGGCGCGTTAAACACCTCCTTTGTCAAAAACGGCGAGGTCTCGATCCCGCTGAGCTACGTCACGGGCACGCTGGTCAAGATGGGTCAAGGAATCGAGCGTCACCTCAGTGGCGCAAGCGCGAGGGAATGGCTTGGATACTTCCTGCTGTGGTTCAGCTTCATCGCCGGCGCGGCGACCGGCGGCGGTATCAGCTTGGTAGTCAGTGGGTCCCAGATGCTTGCGGTCGCGGCCCTCGTCTGCACGCTCACCAGTGGCTACACCTTTTTTCACGTCGACCGTCGCGCACTGCGCAACTAA
- a CDS encoding cation diffusion facilitator family transporter, which translates to MSAGHSHTHGHASPDADRRWLSGALAVIAAFMLGEVVVGLVAGSLALLSDAAHMLTDAASIALALWAIRLAARPASGRMTYGWRRVEILSAQANGVTLLVLAAWLAYEAIKRLIHPPQVTGMLVLITALVGVVVNLGATWMISRANRASLNVEGAFQHILNDLFAFIATAVAGVVIVVTGFGRADAIATLIVVALMLRAGVGLVRAASLVFLEAAPAGIEPGAIGQAMAAHDTVVEVHDLHVWEITSGTPALSAHVIVAAARDCHATRNDLAQLLAREHGISHATLQLDHATSGTGKQGATGGCAYCEDPHGPTHRSTGT; encoded by the coding sequence ATGAGCGCCGGACATAGCCACACGCATGGGCATGCGTCGCCGGATGCTGACCGCCGCTGGCTGAGCGGTGCGCTGGCGGTGATCGCCGCGTTCATGCTGGGCGAGGTGGTGGTGGGTCTCGTCGCGGGGTCCTTGGCGTTGCTTTCCGATGCGGCGCACATGCTCACCGATGCGGCCTCGATTGCGCTGGCGCTGTGGGCGATTCGGCTGGCCGCGCGCCCGGCGTCGGGGCGAATGACCTACGGGTGGCGGCGCGTGGAGATTTTGTCCGCGCAGGCCAACGGCGTGACCTTGCTGGTGTTGGCGGCATGGTTGGCCTACGAGGCGATCAAAAGGCTGATTCATCCGCCGCAGGTCACGGGCATGCTGGTGCTGATCACCGCGCTGGTCGGTGTGGTTGTCAACCTGGGGGCGACGTGGATGATCAGCCGGGCTAACCGGGCCAGTCTCAATGTGGAGGGCGCTTTTCAGCACATTCTCAACGACTTGTTCGCATTCATCGCCACTGCGGTGGCCGGGGTGGTGATCGTGGTCACCGGGTTCGGGCGTGCGGACGCGATCGCCACGTTGATCGTGGTGGCGCTGATGCTTCGAGCCGGTGTCGGATTGGTGCGTGCGGCCAGCCTGGTTTTCCTGGAGGCCGCCCCGGCGGGTATTGAGCCGGGCGCGATCGGGCAGGCGATGGCCGCCCATGACACGGTCGTGGAGGTTCACGACCTGCACGTGTGGGAAATCACCTCAGGGACACCGGCGCTGTCGGCACACGTGATTGTCGCCGCGGCCCGCGACTGCCACGCCACCCGAAATGACTTGGCGCAGCTGCTGGCCCGCGAGCATGGCATCTCCCACGCCACGTTGCAGCTTGACCACGCCACGTCTGGAACCGGCAAGCAGGGTGCGACTGGCGGGTGTGCGTACTGCGAGGATCCGCACGGTCCGACGCATCGCTCCACCGGCACATAA
- a CDS encoding cation transporter, with protein sequence MASRRDARWHRAARWARGLAWASLVFVVADGAVGLWQGVAAGSVALTAWALGSVPEAMASLIVIWRFSGARALSETAELRAQRGVAVTFWLSAPYIAAESMHHLLNEHASHATLGGVLLTAAALVQMPILGRAQHKLGARLGSGATVGKGIQSYLCAAQAAAVLLGLALTLRWPGGWWLDPAIGLAIAGIVVWQGLRSWRGKDCGC encoded by the coding sequence ATGGCATCTCGTCGCGATGCCCGGTGGCACCGGGCCGCGCGATGGGCGCGAGGGCTGGCCTGGGCCAGCCTGGTTTTTGTGGTCGCCGACGGGGCGGTCGGCTTGTGGCAGGGCGTGGCCGCGGGATCCGTCGCTTTGACTGCATGGGCGTTAGGAAGCGTGCCTGAAGCGATGGCCAGCCTGATCGTGATTTGGCGGTTCAGCGGCGCGCGGGCCCTGTCCGAAACAGCCGAGCTTCGCGCGCAACGCGGTGTGGCGGTAACGTTTTGGCTCAGCGCCCCCTACATCGCCGCTGAATCCATGCACCATCTGCTCAACGAGCACGCATCGCATGCCACGCTGGGCGGCGTTTTGTTGACCGCGGCCGCATTGGTGCAGATGCCGATCCTAGGCCGTGCGCAGCACAAACTGGGTGCACGGTTGGGTTCGGGCGCCACGGTCGGCAAAGGCATCCAAAGTTATCTGTGCGCCGCCCAGGCTGCCGCAGTTCTGCTTGGCCTGGCGCTCACCCTCAGGTGGCCCGGCGGGTGGTGGTTGGACCCTGCCATCGGGCTGGCCATCGCCGGCATTGTCGTCTGGCAAGGTCTGCGATCGTGGCGCGGCAAGGACTGCGGATGTTGA